A single genomic interval of Neisseria leonii harbors:
- a CDS encoding ABC transporter ATP-binding protein, with protein sequence MTTESTAQPYLQIKGLVKKFGDNYAVDHIDLDIYRHEIFALLGSSGSGKSTLLRMLAGMETPSEGSIILDGQDITRLLPYDRPINMMFQSYALFPHMTVEQNIAFGLKQDKIPAGEISARVEEMLRLVQMVKFAKRKPHQLSGGQQQRVALARSLAKRPKLLLLDEPLGALDKKLRQQTQLELVNTLENVGVTCMMVTHDQEEAMTMADRVAIMSDGQLKQVGSPSDVYDFPNSRFTAEFIGETNIFEGTVVHKDDGHALIDCPELPAKVYTDQRFDGGVGQTIWVSIRPEDIDLHKEKPAHRETHNWARGIVKEIAYLGSFAIYHVQMENGRIIKSQVPAPYWYVRNLTPPTWDEEVYLDWPENQPTPLTR encoded by the coding sequence ATGACCACAGAATCTACCGCCCAACCCTATCTGCAAATCAAGGGCTTGGTTAAAAAATTTGGTGATAATTATGCTGTCGATCACATCGACCTCGATATCTACCGCCACGAAATTTTCGCCCTGCTGGGCAGTTCGGGCAGCGGCAAATCCACGCTGCTGCGTATGCTCGCCGGTATGGAAACGCCCAGCGAGGGCAGTATTATTCTCGACGGTCAGGACATTACCCGCCTGCTGCCGTACGACCGCCCGATTAATATGATGTTCCAGAGTTATGCGCTGTTCCCGCACATGACGGTGGAACAAAATATCGCTTTCGGCCTCAAACAGGACAAAATCCCCGCCGGCGAAATCAGCGCGCGCGTGGAGGAAATGCTGCGGCTGGTGCAGATGGTGAAATTTGCCAAACGCAAGCCGCACCAGCTCTCCGGCGGCCAGCAGCAGCGTGTGGCTCTGGCGCGCTCGCTGGCCAAACGCCCCAAGCTGCTGCTGTTGGACGAACCTTTGGGCGCGCTGGATAAAAAGCTGCGCCAGCAGACACAGCTGGAATTGGTGAACACGCTGGAAAATGTAGGCGTTACCTGCATGATGGTGACCCACGATCAGGAAGAGGCGATGACCATGGCCGACCGCGTGGCGATTATGTCCGACGGCCAGCTCAAACAGGTCGGGTCGCCCAGCGATGTGTATGATTTCCCCAACAGCCGCTTTACCGCCGAATTTATCGGCGAAACCAATATTTTCGAGGGAACCGTCGTACACAAAGACGACGGCCACGCACTCATCGACTGTCCCGAGCTGCCCGCCAAAGTCTATACCGACCAGCGTTTCGACGGCGGTGTCGGCCAAACGATTTGGGTGAGTATCCGCCCCGAAGACATCGACCTGCACAAAGAAAAACCCGCCCACCGCGAAACCCACAACTGGGCACGGGGCATTGTGAAGGAAATCGCCTATCTGGGTAGTTTTGCCATTTACCACGTGCAGATGGAAAACGGCCGCATCATCAAGAGCCAGGTGCCGGCACCTTATTGGTATGTGCGCAACCTCACGCCGCCGACCTGGGACGAAGAAGTGTATCTGGACTGGCCGGAAAACCAGCCGACCCCGCTCACACGCTAA
- a CDS encoding dihydroorotase family protein — protein sequence MSVQFDQLVLGHIVSACREIPNGYVAVSGGKVARVGAVEVDMPAAAAVHDFSGSYIFPAAIDAQVHSRSQAGQEDFIWSTHSAAAGGVGTIVDMPYDAGRLICSAERFELKKTEAQAQARVDFALYGTVHPAEGAARIAEIAKAGAIGFKFSTFGTDPERFPRIPPHMMHECMSEVAKTGLVAGVHNEDDETVKALIETFKQRGETGYRAHSQSRPIYAENLAVNQIYELGADTGCRAHVVHCSNRRGYEICNAYRRQGFDATIEACLHYLILSEEDDVSRLGGRAKVNPPIRGRAEREGLWQHLAAGSVTVVSTDHVSWSLDRKNHDDIFANASGATGLALLLPLMVDGALRRGVPLTRIAQVLAYNPARLFNIQHQKGALEIGRDADLAVVRKAPYVYDAKRGGYNFVDWSPYDGLTIDYQVSATMVRGEWVFSDGKVLAQPGFGRFVCPL from the coding sequence GTGAGTGTGCAGTTTGATCAGTTGGTGCTGGGGCATATCGTATCGGCATGTAGGGAAATACCTAATGGCTACGTGGCGGTTTCCGGAGGCAAAGTTGCCCGGGTGGGTGCTGTGGAGGTGGATATGCCGGCCGCTGCGGCCGTCCACGACTTTTCAGGCAGCTATATTTTTCCGGCTGCCATTGATGCGCAAGTCCATTCGCGCAGTCAGGCCGGGCAGGAGGATTTTATTTGGTCGACCCATTCTGCCGCTGCCGGCGGTGTCGGTACGATTGTGGATATGCCTTACGATGCCGGCCGTCTGATCTGTTCGGCTGAACGGTTTGAATTGAAAAAGACGGAAGCGCAGGCGCAGGCAAGGGTGGATTTTGCTTTGTACGGTACGGTTCATCCGGCAGAAGGGGCTGCCAGAATTGCCGAAATCGCCAAAGCCGGCGCCATCGGTTTCAAGTTTTCCACTTTCGGCACCGACCCGGAGCGGTTCCCGCGCATTCCGCCGCACATGATGCATGAGTGTATGAGTGAGGTGGCGAAAACGGGGTTGGTGGCAGGTGTGCACAATGAAGACGATGAAACGGTCAAGGCCTTGATTGAGACGTTTAAGCAGCGCGGGGAAACCGGCTACCGCGCCCATTCCCAATCGCGTCCGATTTATGCGGAAAACCTGGCCGTCAATCAGATTTACGAATTGGGTGCGGATACGGGCTGCCGTGCCCATGTGGTGCATTGTTCCAACCGGCGCGGCTATGAAATCTGCAATGCTTACCGGCGTCAGGGTTTTGATGCGACGATTGAAGCCTGTCTGCATTATTTGATTCTGAGCGAGGAAGACGATGTATCGCGTTTGGGCGGGCGGGCGAAGGTCAATCCGCCGATTCGCGGCAGGGCAGAGCGCGAAGGTTTGTGGCAGCACCTAGCGGCCGGTTCGGTTACGGTGGTTTCAACCGACCATGTCAGCTGGTCGTTGGACCGTAAAAACCACGACGATATTTTTGCCAATGCTTCGGGTGCGACCGGTCTCGCGCTGCTGCTGCCTTTGATGGTGGACGGCGCACTCAGACGCGGTGTTCCGCTGACGCGTATCGCGCAGGTGCTGGCCTACAATCCGGCACGCCTGTTCAATATCCAGCATCAAAAAGGTGCGTTGGAAATCGGGCGTGATGCGGATTTGGCTGTGGTGCGCAAAGCGCCTTATGTTTACGATGCCAAGCGGGGCGGCTATAACTTTGTCGATTGGAGCCCGTATGACGGCTTGACAATCGATTATCAGGTCAGTGCAACCATGGTGCGCGGCGAATGGGTGTTTTCAGACGGCAAAGTGCTGGCTCAGCCGGGATTCGGCCGTTTTGTCTGTCCGCTTTGA
- a CDS encoding Zn-dependent hydrolase: MQFIDNKRYWQQLMTLGEITDPERPYMRRSFTDLFVQGRDWLAEQMRAAGLTVFVDEAGNLIGRRAGKHPGSGCIMMGSHSDSVPSGGRFDGIAGVIAALECVQALNTHGIELEHDLEIVDFLAEEPSEWGISCVGSRGISGFLDKQLLAAAHPKSGETLAAAVGRMGGQPENLKVRKDIKAFLELHIEQGAVLERDGIHIGVVSGIVGILRLNIVLQGQAAHAGTSPMDFRRDTLAAAAVLISEAERLANGLSARQQGYFVATCGEIHNKPNASNVVSGQTQIVLDIRSDNRVLMDEFQAELHQFAENMTRQRNLCLSVFERVTDTYPMQCDERLMQLIEASAGEAGISYRRMPSGAGHDAAFIGKIAPAAMIFVPSVEGKSHCPDEWTHEEDLSRGVEVLMRTLLKTDLLLTQSA, translated from the coding sequence ATGCAATTTATTGACAATAAAAGATATTGGCAGCAGTTGATGACGCTCGGTGAGATAACTGATCCCGAGCGTCCCTATATGCGTCGCTCGTTTACCGACCTGTTTGTGCAAGGACGGGATTGGCTGGCCGAACAGATGCGTGCTGCGGGTTTGACGGTTTTTGTTGACGAGGCAGGTAATTTAATCGGCCGGAGGGCAGGTAAGCATCCGGGTTCGGGTTGCATCATGATGGGATCGCACAGCGATTCGGTGCCGTCGGGCGGCCGTTTTGACGGCATTGCCGGTGTGATTGCCGCTTTGGAGTGTGTGCAGGCATTAAACACGCACGGCATCGAATTGGAACATGATTTGGAAATTGTCGATTTTCTGGCCGAAGAACCCAGCGAATGGGGGATTTCCTGTGTCGGCAGCCGCGGCATTTCGGGTTTTCTGGACAAACAGTTACTGGCTGCCGCCCATCCCAAGAGCGGAGAAACTTTGGCGGCAGCGGTCGGACGGATGGGCGGGCAGCCTGAAAACCTGAAAGTCCGCAAGGATATTAAGGCTTTCTTGGAGCTGCATATCGAGCAGGGAGCCGTTTTGGAGCGGGACGGCATCCATATCGGCGTGGTCAGCGGCATTGTCGGCATCTTGCGTTTGAATATTGTGTTACAGGGGCAGGCGGCACATGCGGGAACTTCGCCGATGGATTTCCGGCGCGATACTTTGGCGGCGGCGGCGGTTTTGATTTCAGAAGCAGAGCGGCTGGCAAACGGACTTTCTGCCAGACAGCAAGGCTATTTTGTTGCTACATGCGGCGAAATCCACAACAAACCCAATGCCAGCAATGTGGTTTCGGGGCAGACGCAGATTGTGCTGGATATCCGCTCCGACAATCGGGTGCTGATGGATGAATTTCAAGCTGAACTGCATCAATTTGCCGAAAACATGACACGGCAGCGCAATCTCTGTTTGTCGGTTTTTGAGCGGGTAACGGATACCTATCCCATGCAGTGTGATGAACGCTTGATGCAGTTGATTGAGGCATCGGCCGGTGAAGCAGGCATCAGTTATCGGCGTATGCCGAGCGGGGCGGGGCATGATGCGGCCTTTATCGGCAAAATAGCGCCTGCCGCCATGATTTTTGTACCCAGTGTCGAGGGTAAAAGCCATTGCCCTGATGAGTGGACGCACGAAGAGGATTTGAGCCGGGGCGTAGAAGTTTTGATGCGGACCCTGCTGAAAACAGACCTGCTGTTGACGCAGTCGGCATAG
- a CDS encoding DUF917 domain-containing protein: protein MKKILTLEDVEFAIKGGSVYACGGGGWVEHGRELGTLAVTIGRPELVTMDEIGDDEWIATAAAIGAPGGLTEWEMLGMDYVKAVSLLQDALGEKLYGLMIGQNGMSSTLNAWLPGAVLGTKVVDAVGDIRAHPTGDMGSIGMADSPEPMIQTAAGGNRAKNQYIELVTRGATAKVSPVLRKASDMSGGFIASCRNPLRASYVRRHAALGGISRALALGQAICAAEKSGKSVLDAICHTTGGQIIASGKVTANTLKYTNEAFDVGVIELGEGSGAVRIHVMNEHMAVENAHGERIATYPDVITTLTPQGQPLSAGKVAVGMEIVVFHIDKSLLPLSSSVIDPSVYPHVEKTLGIDLASYALNRSA from the coding sequence ATGAAAAAAATATTGACATTGGAAGATGTCGAGTTCGCCATCAAGGGCGGATCAGTATATGCCTGCGGCGGTGGCGGCTGGGTGGAGCACGGACGGGAGCTCGGTACGCTGGCCGTTACCATCGGCCGCCCCGAACTGGTTACCATGGACGAAATCGGCGATGACGAATGGATCGCGACCGCAGCGGCCATCGGTGCACCCGGCGGGCTGACCGAGTGGGAAATGCTGGGTATGGATTATGTGAAAGCCGTTTCCCTGCTGCAAGATGCGCTCGGCGAAAAACTCTACGGTTTGATGATCGGTCAAAACGGTATGTCTTCCACTTTGAATGCCTGGCTGCCCGGTGCGGTTTTGGGAACGAAAGTGGTGGATGCCGTCGGCGATATCCGCGCCCACCCCACCGGCGATATGGGCTCTATCGGTATGGCGGATTCGCCGGAGCCGATGATTCAGACGGCCGCAGGCGGCAACCGCGCAAAAAACCAATATATCGAGCTGGTTACCCGTGGGGCAACGGCCAAAGTATCGCCGGTTTTGCGCAAAGCCTCAGATATGTCGGGCGGCTTTATCGCCAGCTGCCGCAATCCGCTGCGGGCATCCTACGTCCGCCGACATGCCGCTTTGGGCGGCATCTCGCGTGCCTTGGCACTCGGACAGGCGATTTGTGCTGCCGAAAAATCGGGGAAAAGTGTTCTGGACGCGATTTGCCATACCACCGGCGGCCAGATTATCGCCTCGGGTAAGGTTACGGCCAATACCTTGAAATACACCAACGAGGCTTTTGATGTCGGCGTCATCGAATTAGGCGAAGGCAGCGGTGCCGTACGCATCCATGTGATGAACGAACACATGGCGGTGGAAAATGCCCACGGCGAGCGCATAGCAACCTACCCCGATGTGATTACGACCCTGACGCCGCAGGGGCAGCCGCTGAGCGCAGGAAAAGTGGCGGTCGGCATGGAAATTGTGGTGTTCCACATTGATAAATCGCTGCTGCCGCTGTCATCCAGCGTGATCGATCCCAGCGTGTATCCGCATGTGGAAAAAACTTTGGGTATCGATTTGGCAAGCTATGCGCTTAACCGTTCGGCATAA
- a CDS encoding urocanate hydratase: MKQFTVTGGTQLRCKSWRQEALLRLLENVLAVGEAPEKLIVYAAMGKAARDWASHDAIVDALKTMTDDYTLIVQSGKPIGLLKTHAQAPLVIMANCNMVGQWAKAEIFYELEKKGLICWGGLTAGDWQYIGSQGVIQGTYEIFSRIAEQSFNHDLRGRFILTAGLGGMGGAQPLAGTMAGAAILCVEAQKDSLQKRLDIGYLQRHTDNLDEALQWIQAAVAAREPLSVGLLGNAAEVYPELVRRNITPDIVTDQTSAHDLVYGYIPKNLSMEEIRRLREHDHAALMAASLDSIRGHVSAMLAFKERGAVVFDNGNLIRTHAFNAGVKEAFDIPIFTEAFLRPLFCRAVGPFRWVALSNDPQDIAVIDDYILQRFHDNAIVTNWIRTARDKIPFEGLPARIAWLGHLDRTALAVAVNGMVAEGRLKAPVAFTRDHLDAGAMAHPNIMTENMRDGSDAVADWPLINAMVNCASGADLVAIHSGGGGYSGYMTSAGVTVVADGTPEAERRLTLSLTNDTGLGVMRYADAGYPEALDEAVQKGLHYIRLN; encoded by the coding sequence ATGAAACAGTTTACGGTTACGGGCGGTACTCAGTTGCGCTGTAAAAGCTGGCGTCAAGAGGCTTTGCTGCGGTTGTTGGAAAATGTGCTGGCTGTCGGTGAGGCACCGGAAAAATTGATTGTCTATGCCGCGATGGGCAAGGCGGCCCGCGACTGGGCCAGCCATGATGCGATCGTCGATGCACTCAAAACCATGACGGACGACTACACCCTGATTGTCCAGTCGGGCAAACCCATCGGTCTGCTCAAAACCCATGCACAGGCGCCCTTGGTCATCATGGCCAACTGCAATATGGTCGGACAATGGGCCAAAGCGGAAATTTTTTACGAACTGGAAAAGAAAGGCCTGATCTGCTGGGGCGGCCTGACAGCGGGCGATTGGCAGTATATCGGCTCACAGGGCGTGATTCAGGGGACTTATGAAATTTTCAGCCGGATTGCCGAGCAGTCGTTCAACCACGATTTACGCGGGCGTTTTATCCTGACGGCCGGTTTGGGCGGCATGGGCGGTGCGCAGCCGCTGGCCGGTACGATGGCGGGTGCGGCCATTTTGTGTGTGGAAGCACAAAAGGACAGCCTGCAAAAACGGTTGGACATCGGCTACCTGCAACGGCATACCGATAATCTTGACGAGGCCTTACAGTGGATTCAGGCAGCCGTTGCGGCGCGTGAGCCTTTATCGGTGGGCTTGTTGGGCAATGCTGCCGAAGTTTATCCTGAGCTGGTGCGGCGCAATATCACGCCCGATATCGTTACCGACCAAACCAGTGCGCACGACTTGGTATACGGCTATATCCCGAAAAATCTTTCCATGGAAGAAATCCGCCGCCTGCGCGAACACGACCATGCCGCGCTGATGGCGGCCTCTCTGGACAGCATACGCGGCCATGTAAGTGCCATGCTGGCATTCAAAGAGCGCGGCGCGGTAGTTTTTGACAACGGCAATCTGATCCGCACGCATGCCTTTAATGCCGGCGTGAAAGAAGCGTTTGACATTCCCATTTTCACCGAAGCCTTTTTGCGGCCGCTGTTTTGCCGCGCCGTCGGTCCGTTCCGCTGGGTGGCATTATCCAATGACCCGCAGGATATTGCGGTCATCGACGACTATATCTTGCAGCGTTTCCACGATAACGCGATTGTCACCAACTGGATCCGCACCGCGCGGGACAAAATTCCGTTTGAAGGGCTGCCTGCACGTATTGCGTGGCTGGGTCATTTAGACCGTACGGCACTGGCGGTCGCCGTAAACGGCATGGTAGCCGAAGGCCGTCTGAAAGCACCGGTTGCCTTTACCCGCGACCATCTGGATGCCGGTGCCATGGCCCATCCCAATATCATGACCGAAAACATGCGCGACGGCTCGGATGCCGTGGCCGACTGGCCGCTGATTAATGCCATGGTGAACTGCGCTTCCGGCGCGGATTTGGTGGCGATTCATTCGGGCGGAGGCGGTTACAGCGGCTATATGACTTCAGCGGGTGTTACCGTTGTGGCCGACGGCACGCCGGAGGCAGAACGCCGCCTGACTTTGAGCCTGACCAACGATACCGGTCTGGGTGTGATGCGTTATGCCGACGCGGGCTATCCCGAAGCTCTGGATGAAGCAGTACAAAAAGGATTGCACTA